The following is a genomic window from Brevibacterium limosum.
GGTGAACGGGGAGCAGACTGCGCGCTGCGTGCTCTGCGTGCTCTGCGTGCGGTGGCGGCGCGCTGTGTGCGGAGTCGGCGTGTGCTGCTCGCACAGCGGGACAGCTCAGGTTCGACCTTCTTTTCACGCCGAAATGGAATAGGACCCGCGAACCCCCTGTTGTCCGAGACGAGACCCTGGGATAGGGTCGAAACGAAGCCACCGATGTGGTGGTCATCAAATCTGATCAGGAGGAATCTCATGGCTGAGCAGTACACACTTCCGGAACTGCCCTACGACTACTCCGCTCTTGAGCCGCATATCTCGGCTCGCATCATGGAGCTGCACCACGACAAGCACCACGCCACCTACGTCAAGGGCGCCAACACCGCCATTGAGCAGCTGGCCGAAGCCCGCGAATCCGGCAACCTCGCCAACGTGCCGAAGCTGACCCGTGACCTCGCGTTCAACCTCGGCGGACACGTCAACCACTCGATCTTCTGGAACAACATGTCCCCGGACGGTGGAGACAAGCCGGTCGGTGAACTCGCCGCAGCCATCGATGACCAGTTCGGTTCCTTCGACAAGTTCCGCGAGCACTTCACCACCGCAGCCACCACGATCCAGGGCTCCGGCTGGGCCGTCCTCGTCTACGACCAGCTCGGCGGAAACCTCTTCATCGAGCAGCTCAAGGATCAGCAGTCCGACATCCAGCTCGGCGGCACCCCGGTTCTGCAGCTCGACATGTGGGAGCACGCCTTCTACCTCGACTACCAGAACGTCAAGCCCGACTA
Proteins encoded in this region:
- a CDS encoding superoxide dismutase, whose amino-acid sequence is MAEQYTLPELPYDYSALEPHISARIMELHHDKHHATYVKGANTAIEQLAEARESGNLANVPKLTRDLAFNLGGHVNHSIFWNNMSPDGGDKPVGELAAAIDDQFGSFDKFREHFTTAATTIQGSGWAVLVYDQLGGNLFIEQLKDQQSDIQLGGTPVLQLDMWEHAFYLDYQNVKPDYVKAWWNIVNWADAGARFDRAVAQTKGLLLG